From Tripterygium wilfordii isolate XIE 37 chromosome 13, ASM1340144v1, whole genome shotgun sequence, the proteins below share one genomic window:
- the LOC120012178 gene encoding probable LRR receptor-like serine/threonine-protein kinase At1g06840 isoform X1, which produces MLGQRVWGFIVAVSCGFFIVAIAQTTDPVEVKALRAVKSRLIDSMRHLRSWNRGDPCNSNWTGVLCFDTNGADGYLHVKELQLLNMNLSGSLAPELGQLSHLRILDFMWNELTGSIPKEVGNISSLRLLLLNGNTLSGSLPDELGYLASLNRLQVDSNHISGPVPKSFASLISVKHLHLNNNSISGQIPAEISKLPRLLHLLLDNNKLSGNLPPEFSNLSELRILQLDNNNFKGSKIPATYGNFSKLAKLSLRNCSLHGAIPDLSMIPNLIYLDLSWNQLTGNIPSNKLSDNMTTIYLSHNHLNGSVPESFSRLPFLQRLSLENNFLTGSVPANIWRNVSFSKGARLILDLRNNLLSNILGELNPPENVTLRLEGNPVCRNENILNTGQFCASESKWDEGNESSTNSTLTCPIYACPTDDFFEYVPASPVPCYCAAPLRIGYRLKSPSFSYFPQHISSFEKYLTSTLDLELYQLSINSFLWEAGPRLRMYLKIFPAFNRSHSGVFNLSEIQRIRGRYTSWDFPRTDFFGPYELLNFTLLGPYSNICFESQRTSISKGILAAIIVGAVVCVAVSLIVTLLVTRRHARYQHVLSRKHLSSKISMKIEGVKGFAYKEMVLATDNFNSSNQIGRGGYGIVYRGNLSDNTVVAIKRAEEGSLQGQKEFLTEIKLLSRLHHRNLVSLVGYCDEAGEQMLVYEYMPNGTLSDWLAAKAKQNLNFGIRLRIALGSAKGILYLHTEAHPPVFHRDIKASNILLDSHLNAKVADFGLSRLAPVPDAEGTLPNHVSTVVKGTPGYLDPEYFLTHKLTDKSDVYSLGVVFLELLTGMRPISRGKNIVREVNMAHKSGTMFSIIDSKMGSYPSECVDRFLNLALACCHDKPENRPPMLDVVRELENILKMMPETDFIFPESSSTHSGQSASSSYVNRDLYMSSDIVGSDLISDVTSTITPR; this is translated from the exons ATGTTGGGGCAGAGAGTTTGGGGATTTATCGTGGCTGTCTCCTGTGGCTTTTTTATTGTAGCAATTGCACAAACTACGGATCCTGTTGAAG TCAAGGCACTGCGAGCAGTCAAGAGCAGGTTAATTGACTCTATGAGGCATCTCAGGAGTTGGAACAGGGGGGATCCCTGTAATTCCAACTGGACTGGAGTTTTATGTTTTGATACAAATGGAGCTGATGGATACTTGCATGTCAAGGAGCT CCAATTGCTAAACATGAATCTATCTGGTAGTTTAGCCCCTGAACTTGGCCAACTATCTCATCTTCGAATTTT AGATTTCATGTGGAACGAATTGACTGGCAGTATACCCAAGGAGGTTGGAAATATTTCATCATTGCGGCTTCT GCTCTTGAATGGAAACACGTTATCGggttctttacctgacgagctTGGTTATCTTGCAAGTTTGAATAGACTTCAAGTAGACTCGAATCATATTTCAGGTCCAGTGCCAAAATCATTTGCTAGCTTGATCAGTGTGAAACATCT ACATTTGAATAACAACTCGATTAGCGGTCAAATTCCAGCCGAAATTTCCAAATTACCAAGACTTCTTCACTT GCTTTTGGATAACAATAAGCTTTCTGGGAATCTTCCACCTGAATTCTCAAACTTGTCAGAGCTGCGCATACT TCAGCTTGATAACAACAATTTTAAAGGGTCTAAAATACCAGCTACTTATGGAAACTTCTCCAAATTGGCAAAATT AAGTCTAAGAAATTGCAGCTTGCACGGAGCTATTCCTGATCTTAGTATGATACCAAATTTAATCTATTT GGATCTTAGCTGGAATCAACTTACTGGAAATATACCTTCAAATAAGCTATCAGATAATATGACAACTAT CTATCTGTCACATAACCATCTTAACGGATCCGTCCCTGAAAGTTTCTCCcgtcttccttttcttcagaGGCT GTcacttgaaaataattttttgacgGGCTCAGTCCCTGCTAACATTTGGCGTAACGTTTCCTTCTCCAAGGGCGCTAGGCTTATTCT TGATCTGAGGAACAATTTACTCTCGAACATTTTAGGAGAGTTAAATCCTCCAGAGAATGTCACTTTAAG GCTTGAAGGCAATCCTGTCTGCAGAAATGAAAATATATTGAACACAGGCCAGTTCTGTGCGTCTGAAAGCAAATGGGATGAGGGTAATGAAAGTTCAACAAATTCAACACTGACATGTCCTATCTACGCATGCCCAACGGATGATTTTTTTGAATATGTCCCAGCATCTCCAGTGCCATGCTATTGTGCAGCTCCTCTTAGAATTGGATACCGGCTGAAGAGCCCTAGTTTCTCTTATTTTCCTCAACatatttcttcatttgagaaGTATCTAACCAGCACTCTGGACTTGGAACTTTACCAACTATCAATCAATTCATTTTTGTGGGAAGCAGGCCCCCGTTTGAGGATGTACTTGAAGATTTTTCCTGCCTTTAATCGTTCTCACTCGGGTGTATTCAATTTAAGTGAGATTCAGCGAATCAGAGGCAGATATACATCCTGGGATTTTCCTAGAACTGACTTCTTTGGGCCATATGAGCTTCTCAATTTCACTCTGCTGGGACCTTATTCAAACA TATGCTTCGAAAGTCAAAGGACAAGTATCAGTAAGGGCATTTTGGCTGCCATTATAGTAGGAGCTGTGGTCTGTGTCGCAGTATCTTTGATAGTTACACTTCTGGTGACAAGAAGACATGCTAGATACCAGCATGTATTGTCAAGGAAACACTTAT CCTCAAAGATTTCCATGAAGATTGAAGGTGTGAAAGGCTTCGCATATAAAGAAATGGTCCTGGCAACAGACAATTTTAACAGCTCAAATCAAATAGGCCGAGGAGGTTATGGCATAGTTTACAGGGGGAATTTGTCTGACAACACAGTTGTTGCCATCAAGCGTGCGGAAGAAGGATCCTTACAAGGCCAAAAAGAATTTCTGACAGAGATAAAACTATTGTCAAGATTGCATCACCGGAATTTAGTTTCATTGGTTGGTTACTGCGATGAAGCAGGGGAGCAG ATGTTGGTCTATGAGTACATGCCGAATGGAACCTTGAGTGATTGGCTTGCGG CTAAAGCAAAACAGAATCTGAACTTTGGTATAAGGTTGCGAATTGCATTGGGTTCAGCCAAGGGCATCCTTTACCTCCATACTGAAGCACACCCTCCTGTATTTCACCGGGATATCAAAGCCAGCAACATACTTTTGGATTCCCACCTCAATGCTAAAGTTGCTGATTTTGGCCTGTCACGTCTTGCTCCAGTCCCAGATGCTGAAGGAACTTTGCCTAATCATGTGTCCACTGTTGTGAAGGGAACACCG GGATACCTTGATCCAGAATACTTCTTGACCCATAAGCTGACAGACAAAAGCGATGTCTATAGCCTTGGAGTTGTGTTTCTGGAGCTCTTGACGGGTATGCGACCAATATCACGTGGCAAAAACATTGTCCGAGAG GTGAATATGGCTCACAAGTCGGGCACAATGTTCTCCATCATAGACAGCAAAATGGGCTCTTACCCATCTGAATGTGTAGATAGGTTCTTAAATCTGGCACTCGCATGTTGCCATGACAAGCCAGAAAATCGACCACCGATGTTGGACGTGGTGAGAGAGCTTGAAAACATACTCAAAATGATGCCAGAAACTGATTTCATCTTTCCAGAATCCAGTTCCACGCATTCTGGCCAATCAGCATCATCATCTTATGTGAACAGGGATCTGTACATGTCTTCTGATATTGTGGGGAGTGATCTTATTAGTGATGTTACTTCGACCATTACACCTCGCTAG
- the LOC120012178 gene encoding probable LRR receptor-like serine/threonine-protein kinase At1g06840 isoform X2, whose translation MLGQRVWGFIVAVSCGFFIVAIAQTTDPVEVKALRAVKSRLIDSMRHLRSWNRGDPCNSNWTGVLCFDTNGADGYLHVKELDFMWNELTGSIPKEVGNISSLRLLLLNGNTLSGSLPDELGYLASLNRLQVDSNHISGPVPKSFASLISVKHLHLNNNSISGQIPAEISKLPRLLHLLLDNNKLSGNLPPEFSNLSELRILQLDNNNFKGSKIPATYGNFSKLAKLSLRNCSLHGAIPDLSMIPNLIYLDLSWNQLTGNIPSNKLSDNMTTIYLSHNHLNGSVPESFSRLPFLQRLSLENNFLTGSVPANIWRNVSFSKGARLILDLRNNLLSNILGELNPPENVTLRLEGNPVCRNENILNTGQFCASESKWDEGNESSTNSTLTCPIYACPTDDFFEYVPASPVPCYCAAPLRIGYRLKSPSFSYFPQHISSFEKYLTSTLDLELYQLSINSFLWEAGPRLRMYLKIFPAFNRSHSGVFNLSEIQRIRGRYTSWDFPRTDFFGPYELLNFTLLGPYSNICFESQRTSISKGILAAIIVGAVVCVAVSLIVTLLVTRRHARYQHVLSRKHLSSKISMKIEGVKGFAYKEMVLATDNFNSSNQIGRGGYGIVYRGNLSDNTVVAIKRAEEGSLQGQKEFLTEIKLLSRLHHRNLVSLVGYCDEAGEQMLVYEYMPNGTLSDWLAAKAKQNLNFGIRLRIALGSAKGILYLHTEAHPPVFHRDIKASNILLDSHLNAKVADFGLSRLAPVPDAEGTLPNHVSTVVKGTPGYLDPEYFLTHKLTDKSDVYSLGVVFLELLTGMRPISRGKNIVREVNMAHKSGTMFSIIDSKMGSYPSECVDRFLNLALACCHDKPENRPPMLDVVRELENILKMMPETDFIFPESSSTHSGQSASSSYVNRDLYMSSDIVGSDLISDVTSTITPR comes from the exons ATGTTGGGGCAGAGAGTTTGGGGATTTATCGTGGCTGTCTCCTGTGGCTTTTTTATTGTAGCAATTGCACAAACTACGGATCCTGTTGAAG TCAAGGCACTGCGAGCAGTCAAGAGCAGGTTAATTGACTCTATGAGGCATCTCAGGAGTTGGAACAGGGGGGATCCCTGTAATTCCAACTGGACTGGAGTTTTATGTTTTGATACAAATGGAGCTGATGGATACTTGCATGTCAAGGAGCT AGATTTCATGTGGAACGAATTGACTGGCAGTATACCCAAGGAGGTTGGAAATATTTCATCATTGCGGCTTCT GCTCTTGAATGGAAACACGTTATCGggttctttacctgacgagctTGGTTATCTTGCAAGTTTGAATAGACTTCAAGTAGACTCGAATCATATTTCAGGTCCAGTGCCAAAATCATTTGCTAGCTTGATCAGTGTGAAACATCT ACATTTGAATAACAACTCGATTAGCGGTCAAATTCCAGCCGAAATTTCCAAATTACCAAGACTTCTTCACTT GCTTTTGGATAACAATAAGCTTTCTGGGAATCTTCCACCTGAATTCTCAAACTTGTCAGAGCTGCGCATACT TCAGCTTGATAACAACAATTTTAAAGGGTCTAAAATACCAGCTACTTATGGAAACTTCTCCAAATTGGCAAAATT AAGTCTAAGAAATTGCAGCTTGCACGGAGCTATTCCTGATCTTAGTATGATACCAAATTTAATCTATTT GGATCTTAGCTGGAATCAACTTACTGGAAATATACCTTCAAATAAGCTATCAGATAATATGACAACTAT CTATCTGTCACATAACCATCTTAACGGATCCGTCCCTGAAAGTTTCTCCcgtcttccttttcttcagaGGCT GTcacttgaaaataattttttgacgGGCTCAGTCCCTGCTAACATTTGGCGTAACGTTTCCTTCTCCAAGGGCGCTAGGCTTATTCT TGATCTGAGGAACAATTTACTCTCGAACATTTTAGGAGAGTTAAATCCTCCAGAGAATGTCACTTTAAG GCTTGAAGGCAATCCTGTCTGCAGAAATGAAAATATATTGAACACAGGCCAGTTCTGTGCGTCTGAAAGCAAATGGGATGAGGGTAATGAAAGTTCAACAAATTCAACACTGACATGTCCTATCTACGCATGCCCAACGGATGATTTTTTTGAATATGTCCCAGCATCTCCAGTGCCATGCTATTGTGCAGCTCCTCTTAGAATTGGATACCGGCTGAAGAGCCCTAGTTTCTCTTATTTTCCTCAACatatttcttcatttgagaaGTATCTAACCAGCACTCTGGACTTGGAACTTTACCAACTATCAATCAATTCATTTTTGTGGGAAGCAGGCCCCCGTTTGAGGATGTACTTGAAGATTTTTCCTGCCTTTAATCGTTCTCACTCGGGTGTATTCAATTTAAGTGAGATTCAGCGAATCAGAGGCAGATATACATCCTGGGATTTTCCTAGAACTGACTTCTTTGGGCCATATGAGCTTCTCAATTTCACTCTGCTGGGACCTTATTCAAACA TATGCTTCGAAAGTCAAAGGACAAGTATCAGTAAGGGCATTTTGGCTGCCATTATAGTAGGAGCTGTGGTCTGTGTCGCAGTATCTTTGATAGTTACACTTCTGGTGACAAGAAGACATGCTAGATACCAGCATGTATTGTCAAGGAAACACTTAT CCTCAAAGATTTCCATGAAGATTGAAGGTGTGAAAGGCTTCGCATATAAAGAAATGGTCCTGGCAACAGACAATTTTAACAGCTCAAATCAAATAGGCCGAGGAGGTTATGGCATAGTTTACAGGGGGAATTTGTCTGACAACACAGTTGTTGCCATCAAGCGTGCGGAAGAAGGATCCTTACAAGGCCAAAAAGAATTTCTGACAGAGATAAAACTATTGTCAAGATTGCATCACCGGAATTTAGTTTCATTGGTTGGTTACTGCGATGAAGCAGGGGAGCAG ATGTTGGTCTATGAGTACATGCCGAATGGAACCTTGAGTGATTGGCTTGCGG CTAAAGCAAAACAGAATCTGAACTTTGGTATAAGGTTGCGAATTGCATTGGGTTCAGCCAAGGGCATCCTTTACCTCCATACTGAAGCACACCCTCCTGTATTTCACCGGGATATCAAAGCCAGCAACATACTTTTGGATTCCCACCTCAATGCTAAAGTTGCTGATTTTGGCCTGTCACGTCTTGCTCCAGTCCCAGATGCTGAAGGAACTTTGCCTAATCATGTGTCCACTGTTGTGAAGGGAACACCG GGATACCTTGATCCAGAATACTTCTTGACCCATAAGCTGACAGACAAAAGCGATGTCTATAGCCTTGGAGTTGTGTTTCTGGAGCTCTTGACGGGTATGCGACCAATATCACGTGGCAAAAACATTGTCCGAGAG GTGAATATGGCTCACAAGTCGGGCACAATGTTCTCCATCATAGACAGCAAAATGGGCTCTTACCCATCTGAATGTGTAGATAGGTTCTTAAATCTGGCACTCGCATGTTGCCATGACAAGCCAGAAAATCGACCACCGATGTTGGACGTGGTGAGAGAGCTTGAAAACATACTCAAAATGATGCCAGAAACTGATTTCATCTTTCCAGAATCCAGTTCCACGCATTCTGGCCAATCAGCATCATCATCTTATGTGAACAGGGATCTGTACATGTCTTCTGATATTGTGGGGAGTGATCTTATTAGTGATGTTACTTCGACCATTACACCTCGCTAG